Proteins encoded together in one Deinococcus radiopugnans ATCC 19172 window:
- a CDS encoding aminopeptidase: MTRDGSAPASTDALSAAQAAYDAIRARGLKLNMQRGQPSDADFDLSNGLLSTLGETDLSMDGIDLRNYPGGVAGLPSARRLFADYLDVKAENVIVWNNASLELQGFVLTFALLHGTRNSAWPWVKGEAKPKFIVTTPGYDRHFLLLQTLGFDLVTVEMQADGPDLDAIERLAAQDADLRGILFVPTFSNPGGETISADKARRLAALRAAAPDFTILADDAYRAHHLGTPPETVNFVTLCRDAGHPDRAFVFASTSKITLAGAGLGFVASSEDNIRWMSKYLNAQSIGPNKPEQARHVKFLSSYPGGIEGLMRDHAALIAPKFRAVDETLRAELGENGEYATWASPQGGYFISLNTTAPVAARVVELADAAGVSLTPAGATYPDGQDPGNRNIRLAPTRPPVGEVYTAMSAVAACIRLATEEYRSGQGRQG, encoded by the coding sequence ATGACCCGAGACGGTTCCGCCCCTGCCTCCACCGATGCCCTGAGCGCCGCCCAGGCCGCCTACGACGCCATACGCGCCAGAGGCCTGAAGCTGAACATGCAGCGCGGGCAGCCCTCCGACGCAGATTTCGATCTGTCCAACGGGCTGCTGTCGACCCTGGGCGAGACGGACCTGAGCATGGACGGCATCGACCTGCGCAATTATCCGGGCGGGGTGGCCGGGCTGCCCAGCGCGCGGCGGCTGTTCGCGGACTACCTGGACGTGAAGGCCGAGAACGTGATCGTGTGGAACAACGCCTCGCTGGAGTTGCAGGGCTTCGTGCTGACCTTCGCGCTGCTGCACGGCACGCGGAACAGCGCCTGGCCCTGGGTCAAGGGGGAGGCGAAGCCGAAGTTCATCGTGACCACTCCCGGCTATGACCGGCACTTCCTGCTGCTTCAGACGCTGGGCTTCGACCTGGTGACGGTAGAAATGCAGGCCGACGGTCCCGATCTGGACGCCATCGAGCGGCTGGCCGCGCAGGACGCGGACCTCAGGGGCATCCTGTTCGTGCCGACTTTCAGCAACCCCGGCGGCGAGACGATCAGCGCCGACAAGGCCCGGCGGCTGGCCGCCCTGAGGGCAGCGGCTCCCGATTTCACCATCCTGGCCGACGACGCCTACCGCGCCCACCACCTGGGCACGCCGCCCGAAACGGTCAACTTCGTGACGCTGTGCCGGGACGCAGGGCACCCGGATCGGGCCTTCGTGTTCGCCAGCACCAGCAAGATCACGCTGGCGGGCGCGGGCCTGGGCTTCGTGGCCAGCAGCGAGGACAACATCCGCTGGATGTCGAAGTACCTGAATGCCCAGAGCATCGGCCCGAACAAGCCCGAGCAGGCGCGGCACGTCAAATTCCTGAGCAGTTACCCCGGCGGCATCGAGGGGCTGATGCGCGACCACGCCGCCCTGATCGCCCCCAAGTTCCGCGCGGTGGACGAGACGCTGCGCGCCGAGCTGGGGGAGAACGGCGAATACGCCACCTGGGCCAGCCCGCAGGGCGGGTACTTCATCAGCCTGAACACCACCGCCCCCGTCGCGGCCCGCGTGGTGGAACTGGCCGACGCAGCGGGCGTGAGCTTGACCCCGGCGGGGGCCACCTATCCGGACGGCCAGGACCCCGGCAACCGCAACATCCGGCTCGCGCCCACGCGTCCACCCGTCGGCGAGGTCTACACCGCCATGAGCGCCGTCGCCGCGTGCATCCGCCTCGCCACCGAGGAGTACCGCAGCGGTCAGGGAAGGCAGGGCTGA
- a CDS encoding MarR family winged helix-turn-helix transcriptional regulator — MPNRFSGNDAERTALEAYIKLWRAAQAVETAANRHLSDHGLTLSQFAVLEALYHLGPLSQRQLADKILRSSGNLTMVIDNLERDHQVRRERNPADRRAFQISLTQEGRRLIEQILPGHVRGIQALFSVLEPAEVQQLSALTRRLGLEARRQDAERAEGEKGHGSKV, encoded by the coding sequence ATGCCTAACCGCTTTTCAGGCAACGACGCCGAGCGGACCGCGCTGGAGGCCTACATCAAGCTGTGGCGGGCCGCGCAGGCAGTGGAGACGGCGGCCAACCGGCACCTGTCGGACCACGGCCTGACCCTCAGCCAGTTCGCGGTCCTGGAAGCGCTGTACCACCTCGGGCCACTCAGCCAGCGGCAACTGGCCGACAAGATTCTGCGCTCCAGCGGCAACCTGACGATGGTGATCGACAATCTGGAACGCGACCATCAGGTCCGCCGGGAGCGCAATCCGGCGGACCGCCGCGCCTTCCAGATCTCGCTGACACAGGAGGGGCGCCGCCTGATCGAGCAGATCCTGCCCGGCCATGTGCGCGGCATTCAGGCGCTGTTCAGCGTGCTGGAACCGGCGGAGGTCCAGCAGCTCAGCGCCCTGACCCGCCGACTGGGCCTGGAAGCCCGCAGGCAGGACGCCGAGCGAGCTGAGGGGGAGAAAGGACATGGGAGCAAAGTTTAG
- a CDS encoding ScyD/ScyE family protein produces MSDPTTRQTPLLYVTAITALLSGCTPMPAPVVHQGTVVAQGLNGPQGVHVSADGTLWIADSGTGGPGTFTTPGGPGSTEPTTNNYGDTARLVRVSPGGVSTDVAMLPSVAGAEGAEGASRVADLGGKLYITSGHWSAGASIEQLPKTTALLRLDGNSTTEIANFWTFEKANDPDKQGADSHAYGLAAGPDGKLWVTDAGGNDLLRVDPMTGMIALVTVFDNLPNANPGPGVPPSSQAVPTGIAFLNDGAAYVSLLPGFPFTPGSSKVVRVASDGSKTDYATGLTMTTDLRTGPDGNLYAVELGEFGEQGPTPGTGSVIRIKAGGVKETVLSGLDTPTSLAFNQNGDAFITVGGAAAPGTGQVRRWDKLTTKAALTPSALSQ; encoded by the coding sequence ATGTCCGACCCCACGACCCGGCAAACCCCGCTGCTGTACGTCACCGCCATAACCGCGCTCCTGTCCGGCTGTACCCCGATGCCTGCTCCGGTGGTTCATCAGGGAACCGTTGTGGCGCAGGGGTTGAACGGTCCGCAGGGCGTGCATGTCAGCGCAGATGGAACCCTCTGGATCGCGGATTCCGGCACAGGTGGACCTGGGACGTTTACCACGCCGGGTGGCCCCGGCAGCACTGAGCCGACGACCAACAACTACGGGGATACCGCGCGCCTCGTGCGGGTGAGTCCGGGTGGTGTGTCTACCGATGTCGCCATGCTGCCCTCGGTGGCGGGTGCCGAGGGGGCTGAAGGTGCCAGCCGGGTGGCGGATCTCGGCGGGAAGCTCTACATCACCAGCGGACACTGGAGCGCAGGTGCCAGCATCGAGCAACTGCCCAAGACAACGGCTCTTCTGCGCCTTGATGGAAACTCCACCACGGAGATCGCCAATTTCTGGACCTTCGAGAAAGCGAATGACCCGGACAAACAGGGGGCAGACTCACATGCCTATGGTCTGGCGGCCGGCCCGGACGGCAAGCTCTGGGTGACCGATGCAGGCGGAAATGACCTCTTGCGTGTGGACCCCATGACAGGCATGATCGCTCTGGTCACGGTCTTCGACAACCTTCCCAACGCCAACCCTGGTCCCGGAGTTCCTCCAAGCTCGCAGGCGGTCCCGACGGGCATCGCTTTCCTGAACGATGGAGCGGCGTATGTGTCGCTCCTCCCCGGCTTTCCCTTCACCCCGGGTTCGAGCAAGGTGGTGCGGGTGGCGAGTGATGGCAGCAAGACCGATTACGCCACCGGTCTGACCATGACCACCGACCTCAGAACCGGACCGGACGGCAACCTGTACGCTGTCGAGCTCGGCGAATTTGGAGAGCAGGGGCCAACCCCTGGGACCGGTTCGGTGATTCGCATCAAGGCGGGCGGCGTCAAGGAGACGGTCTTGAGCGGCTTAGATACCCCCACAAGTCTGGCCTTCAACCAGAACGGAGACGCCTTCATTACTGTGGGTGGGGCCGCCGCTCCCGGAACAGGTCAGGTGCGGCGCTGGGACAAACTCACCACTAAGGCCGCGCTCACGCCCTCTGCCCTTTCGCAGTGA
- a CDS encoding RidA family protein has protein sequence MSRQSFTPERAPAAADPYSHAVRIGPFVHTAGQVGVDPATRQAREGVEAQTRQALDNLRVALAAAGASMDDVLRVGVYLTRAEDFAAMNAVYREFFDAPYPARSTVYVGLNPGLLVEIDALAVLEP, from the coding sequence ATGTCACGCCAGAGCTTCACCCCGGAACGTGCCCCGGCCGCCGCCGACCCCTACTCGCATGCCGTCCGCATTGGCCCGTTCGTCCACACGGCGGGCCAGGTGGGCGTGGACCCGGCAACCCGTCAGGCCCGCGAGGGCGTGGAGGCGCAGACCCGGCAGGCGCTGGACAACCTGCGCGTCGCCCTGGCGGCCGCCGGGGCCAGCATGGATGACGTGCTGCGGGTGGGCGTCTACCTCACCCGGGCTGAGGACTTCGCGGCGATGAACGCCGTGTACCGCGAGTTCTTCGACGCGCCGTATCCGGCCCGCAGCACCGTGTACGTGGGCCTCAATCCGGGCCTGCTGGTGGAGATTGACGCGCTGGCCGTCCTGGAGCCCTGA
- a CDS encoding threonine/serine dehydratase: MITLEDVRGAAGRLAPHIHRTPVLSSGSLDRLLDRELLFKGEHLQKTGSFKVRGALNAALQLGAPRGLVTLSSGNHAQGVAFSSRVLGVPCVVVMYEDASETKKAAVRSYGATVVDEGVTRLNGEARVRDIAAERGFHYIHAYDDAHVMAGQGTQALEFTEQADAPDAVLVAVGGGGMISGIATVIKAVWPSTRVIGVEPEAADDTRRSLLAGRRIRLDAPPRTVADGVQTMMPGALTFPVVQKSVDEVLAVREESILEAQRLMMRHLKQVVEPTAGLTLAPLLEGAELPRRLGLFVCGGNWLP; the protein is encoded by the coding sequence GTGATCACCCTTGAAGACGTCCGTGGGGCTGCTGGGAGGCTCGCGCCGCATATTCACCGGACGCCGGTCCTGTCCTCTGGATCGCTGGACCGGCTGCTGGACCGCGAACTGCTGTTCAAGGGTGAACACCTGCAGAAGACGGGCAGCTTCAAGGTGCGCGGGGCGCTGAATGCGGCGTTGCAGCTTGGCGCCCCGCGCGGCCTCGTGACCCTGTCCAGCGGGAATCACGCGCAGGGGGTGGCCTTTTCCTCGCGCGTGCTGGGCGTGCCCTGTGTCGTCGTGATGTACGAGGACGCCAGCGAGACGAAGAAGGCGGCGGTGCGTTCCTACGGCGCGACCGTCGTGGACGAGGGCGTGACCCGGCTCAACGGCGAGGCCCGCGTGCGTGACATCGCCGCCGAGCGGGGCTTTCACTACATCCATGCCTACGACGACGCACACGTGATGGCCGGACAGGGAACCCAGGCGCTGGAATTTACCGAGCAGGCCGATGCGCCCGACGCGGTGCTCGTCGCGGTGGGGGGCGGCGGCATGATCAGCGGCATCGCCACCGTGATCAAGGCAGTGTGGCCGAGCACGCGCGTGATTGGGGTGGAGCCTGAGGCGGCCGACGACACGCGGCGCAGCCTGCTGGCGGGGCGGCGGATCCGGCTGGACGCGCCGCCCCGCACCGTTGCAGACGGCGTGCAGACCATGATGCCGGGCGCGCTGACCTTTCCCGTCGTGCAGAAGTCTGTGGACGAGGTGCTCGCCGTGCGCGAGGAGAGCATTCTGGAGGCGCAGCGCCTGATGATGCGGCACCTCAAGCAGGTCGTAGAGCCCACCGCAGGCCTGACGCTCGCGCCGCTGCTGGAGGGCGCCGAATTGCCGCGTCGCCTGGGGCTTTTCGTTTGCGGTGGCAACTGGCTGCCCTGA
- a CDS encoding molybdopterin oxidoreductase family protein, which produces MTASAPTRDVLLTCPLDCPDACRLRVTLGRGEDGKERMLKVTGDADHPYTRGFACAKTVHYPARANHPDRPLYPLRRINPKTDAEPVFERVSWDAALGDIAARLRTLLDTRGPQSILRYHYAGTMGLMEGAHVHALFRALGTPELDETICATAGTEAWAMGYGARYAVDPADVRHARLIVLWGINSLSTHSHLTPELTAARKAGARIICIDPYRNRSAAYADTHLKLRPGSDTALALGVMHELFAHGWTDNAYIAEATQGVEELREAAREWTPQRTAATTGLSVAEVQDLARAIGTTRPTYIRVGYGMTRHEYGGTNLRAVTLIPALTGDWRVPGGGCVLSSSGAFKLNRTRLGAAHLIREDAPHINMNAFSDALKPAAGLGATLIYNCNPAVVAPDSGGVRAGLERPDLLVVVLEQAMTETARLADYVLPATTFAEHADVYTSYGHHWLGYNPAELEAPGETRPNSWVFQQLARRLGVTEPSVYWSVDDLLEAVLDSGHPYLAGITPERLKAEGSVRLNLPTPFLPYAHGAETPSGRVQLSPAPVHREAQAALNDAYPLRLLTPPAHHFLNSTYGNLPNLTRAEGGEPQMLIHPDDAQAAGLSDGDSASLESEVGRVQRRVRVTGATQPGVVVVEGTWWGLSAPDGQSINTLTAQTLTDLGGGSTFHNTRVRVRPAGTAVS; this is translated from the coding sequence ATGACCGCCTCTGCCCCCACGCGCGACGTGCTGCTTACCTGCCCGCTGGACTGCCCCGACGCCTGCCGCCTGCGGGTCACGCTCGGGCGCGGCGAGGACGGAAAGGAGCGAATGCTCAAGGTCACGGGAGACGCCGACCACCCCTACACCCGGGGCTTTGCCTGTGCCAAGACGGTGCATTACCCGGCGCGGGCCAACCACCCAGACCGTCCCCTGTATCCGCTGCGGCGCATAAACCCGAAGACCGACGCCGAGCCGGTGTTCGAGCGCGTGAGCTGGGACGCGGCGCTTGGCGACATCGCCGCCCGCCTGCGGACGCTGCTGGACACCCGTGGCCCGCAGAGCATCCTGCGCTACCACTACGCCGGAACGATGGGCCTGATGGAAGGCGCCCACGTCCACGCGCTGTTCCGCGCCCTGGGCACCCCGGAACTGGACGAGACGATCTGCGCCACCGCCGGTACCGAGGCCTGGGCCATGGGTTACGGCGCGCGTTACGCGGTGGACCCGGCGGACGTGCGCCACGCCCGACTGATCGTGCTGTGGGGCATCAACAGCCTGAGCACCCACAGCCACCTGACCCCCGAACTCACGGCGGCCCGCAAGGCTGGGGCCAGGATCATCTGCATTGATCCCTACCGCAACCGCAGCGCCGCCTACGCCGACACGCACCTCAAACTCCGGCCCGGCAGCGACACCGCGCTGGCGCTGGGCGTGATGCACGAGCTGTTCGCCCACGGCTGGACTGACAACGCCTACATCGCCGAGGCGACCCAGGGCGTCGAGGAGTTGCGGGAGGCCGCCCGCGAGTGGACGCCGCAGCGCACGGCCGCCACGACCGGCCTGAGCGTGGCGGAGGTGCAGGATCTCGCCCGCGCCATCGGCACCACCCGGCCCACCTACATCCGGGTGGGCTACGGCATGACCCGCCACGAATACGGCGGCACCAACCTGCGGGCCGTCACCCTGATCCCGGCGCTGACCGGCGACTGGCGCGTGCCGGGCGGCGGCTGCGTCCTGAGCAGCAGCGGGGCCTTCAAGCTCAACCGTACGCGGCTGGGCGCGGCCCACCTGATCCGGGAGGACGCGCCGCACATCAACATGAACGCCTTCTCGGACGCCCTGAAGCCCGCCGCCGGACTGGGCGCCACGCTGATCTACAACTGCAACCCGGCGGTGGTGGCCCCCGATTCGGGCGGCGTGCGCGCCGGCCTGGAGCGCCCTGACCTGCTGGTGGTGGTGCTGGAGCAGGCCATGACCGAGACGGCCCGGCTGGCCGACTACGTGCTGCCCGCCACGACCTTTGCCGAACACGCCGACGTGTACACCAGTTACGGCCACCACTGGCTGGGCTACAACCCCGCCGAGCTGGAGGCCCCCGGCGAGACGCGGCCCAACTCCTGGGTGTTTCAACAGTTGGCCCGCCGCCTGGGCGTGACCGAGCCGAGCGTGTACTGGAGCGTGGATGACCTGCTGGAGGCCGTGCTGGACAGCGGCCACCCATACCTGGCGGGGATCACCCCGGAGCGGCTGAAGGCCGAGGGCAGCGTGCGCCTGAACCTGCCCACGCCCTTCCTGCCGTATGCCCACGGGGCGGAGACCCCCAGCGGCCGGGTGCAGCTCTCACCCGCCCCGGTTCACCGCGAGGCGCAGGCCGCCCTGAACGACGCCTATCCCCTGCGGCTGCTGACCCCGCCGGCGCATCACTTCCTGAACAGCACCTACGGCAACCTGCCCAACCTCACCCGCGCCGAGGGCGGCGAACCCCAAATGCTGATCCATCCCGACGACGCGCAGGCCGCCGGGCTGAGCGACGGGGACTCTGCCTCCCTGGAATCCGAGGTGGGCCGGGTTCAGCGCCGCGTGCGGGTGACCGGGGCCACGCAGCCGGGCGTGGTGGTGGTGGAGGGCACGTGGTGGGGCCTGTCGGCGCCGGACGGCCAGAGCATCAATACCCTGACCGCCCAGACACTCACCGACCTGGGCGGGGGCAGCACCTTCCACAACACGCGGGTGCGCGTGCGGCCGGCCGGGACCGCTGTGTCCTGA
- a CDS encoding MurR/RpiR family transcriptional regulator yields the protein MTTAASLSPAESTSSSAVDQLRAGLEDFGRRDQQIARYVIDHAEEIPFLSAGEIAESLAVSGAAITRFAQRVGFEGYPHLQRVIRQDLRATLGMKQPGSEDSVVARFWASEHANLEALQDIPEARLLAFARAIAAAKQVWVVGARSSYGISLLAETILASFRPHVRAYSADLLLSRPEQLLEVTPQDVVVAFTLRRYSRATTRMVRALHKQGVQVLLITDQGASPLSKVAHQCLQLPTHGTDVLASLAPFVSVITLLASLVAHELEGGHLKQAEALNADFGVYEY from the coding sequence ATGACCACTGCCGCTTCCCTCTCGCCTGCCGAATCCACTTCATCGTCGGCAGTGGACCAGCTGCGCGCGGGCCTGGAAGATTTCGGACGGCGTGATCAGCAGATCGCACGGTATGTCATCGATCATGCCGAGGAGATCCCCTTTCTCAGCGCAGGAGAAATCGCCGAATCGCTGGCGGTGAGCGGCGCGGCCATTACCCGCTTTGCTCAGCGCGTCGGCTTTGAGGGCTACCCCCACCTGCAGCGGGTGATTCGCCAGGACCTGCGCGCCACGCTGGGCATGAAGCAGCCGGGCAGCGAGGACAGCGTGGTGGCCCGCTTCTGGGCCAGTGAGCACGCCAATCTGGAGGCCCTCCAGGATATTCCCGAAGCCCGGCTGCTGGCCTTTGCCCGTGCCATCGCTGCCGCCAAACAGGTGTGGGTGGTGGGCGCGCGTTCGTCGTACGGCATCTCGCTTCTGGCTGAAACCATTCTGGCGTCGTTCCGTCCGCATGTCCGGGCCTACTCTGCCGACCTGCTGCTCAGCCGCCCCGAACAACTGCTGGAGGTCACCCCACAGGACGTGGTCGTGGCCTTTACCCTGCGGCGATATAGCCGTGCCACCACACGAATGGTCCGCGCCCTGCACAAGCAGGGAGTTCAGGTTCTTCTGATCACCGATCAGGGCGCGTCACCGCTGAGTAAGGTTGCCCATCAATGTCTGCAACTGCCCACACACGGCACGGACGTGCTGGCGTCACTGGCTCCCTTCGTCAGCGTCATCACGCTGCTGGCCTCCCTGGTGGCCCACGAGTTGGAGGGCGGTCATCTCAAGCAGGCCGAAGCGCTGAACGCCGATTTTGGTGTGTATGAGTATTGA